A genome region from Meleagris gallopavo isolate NT-WF06-2002-E0010 breed Aviagen turkey brand Nicholas breeding stock chromosome 7, Turkey_5.1, whole genome shotgun sequence includes the following:
- the LOC104911692 gene encoding uncharacterized protein LOC104911692 isoform X2, with the protein MQAVLGGGLCSPYPRSCQEPIGEPERAELRVGDCSKCSPCYHCTLYPNAWPGFPTRCWGAPTAALMSTGSQASYQRQTRFLSVCHCCLLCHCPHNCAAGRCFSTNHPQLGHCTGRVRMSQHKAALIHTKVVTGSWCCVLPRCEDVSEELSEEECSIARRAQRVALEVLEDALRKDRVLMKNLKDVVVLTGVGGEGWVERYAMLTERLLRSLIAQLQQAAFLKNPRKAGSYAYVKQNSWDRTIYLCPLFWQAPDELQKDSQPGTLIHEASHFLGLHDITYATASFRAGGGGTAICTDGHMPLSETLRKALLNANSIEYEFEIVLRHRQPYQGGCYACCGETARNSVCENALPWGGPACGPQSTAASTIGDMVQLALLPTRDAMRRCLWDMRRAAEALGQCQRAMLVANIAGGVVSVAGGVAAMAGLLLAPAALVNTLLLAAVGFGITTAGSITSTAATISSSVGCLVRKGEAEMLLEKFAAQAQAFTGCQETVERARRLLEALGQEENLDVILGVFRVVVGLGRSIFNGSSALRVSTVVAGASNATSLAGTASYVLLGLCLALDIFFISKDSAHLHHGTCLELAERIHAATAMLEREFGAIDEFCEKIRLILEEQE; encoded by the exons atgcaggcagtgctggggggaGGGCTGTGCTCTCCCTACCCCAGGAGCTGCCAAGAGCCCATAGGGGAACCAGAAAGGGCAGAACTGAGGGTTGGGGACTGCAGCAAGTGCTCCCCATGCTATCACTGCACCCTCTACCCCAACGCATGGCCAGGGTTCCCCACTCGGTGTTGGGGTGCCCCAACAGCAGCGCTGATGAGCACTGGATCCCAGGCATCTTATCAGCGCCAGACACGGTTCCTATCAGTGtgtcactgctgcctgctgtgccactgccctCACAACTGCGCTGCTGGCCGCTGCTTCTCCACCAACCATCCCCAGCTGGGGCACTGCACGGGTCGGGTCAG GATGTCCCAGCACAAAGCCGCCCTGATCCACACCAAGGTGGTGACGGGCAGCTGGTGCTGCGTGCTGCCCCGCTGTGAGGACGTGTCGGAGGAGCTGAGCGAGGAGGAGTGCAGCATTGCCCGGCGGGCGCAGCGCGTGGCACTGGAGGTGCTGGAGGATGCACTACGCAAGGACCGTGTGCTGATGAAGAACCTGAAGGATGTGGTGGTGCTGACTGGGGTGGGAGGAGAAGGCTGGGTGGAGCGTTACGCCATGCTGACCGAGCGGCTGCTGCGGAGCCTCattgcacagctccagcaggcaGCCTTCCTTAAGAACCCGCGCAAGGCCGGCTCCTATGCCTACGTCAAGCAGAACTCATGGGACCGCACCATCTACCTGTGCCCGCTCTTCTGGCAGGCGCCCGATGAGCTGCAGAAGGACTCACAGCCCGGCACGTTGATCCACGAGGCCTCGCACTTCCTGGGCCTGCACGACATCACTTATGCCACGGCCAGCTTCAGGGCAGGCGGCGGCGGCACGGCCATCTGCACAGACGGGCACATGCCCCTCTCCGAGACCCTGCGGAAGGCGCTGCTCAACGCCAACAGCATCGAGTATGAGTTTGAGATCGTGCTGAGGCACCGGCAGCCCTATCAGGGTGGCTGCTACGCCTGCTGCGGGGAGACGGCACGTAACTCCGTCTGCGAGAACGCACTGCCCTGGGGTGGGCCGGCCTGCGGGCCCCAGAG CACGGCTGCCAGCACCATCGGGGACATGGTGCAGCTGGCCCTGCTGCCCACCCGGGATGCCATGCGGAGATGCCTGTGGGACATGCGAAGAGCGGCAGAGGCCCTGGGCCAGTGCCAGCGGGCCATGCTGGTAGCCAACATCGCCGGCGGGGTGGTGAGTGTGGCAGGGGGGGTGGCAGCCATGGccgggctgctgctggcccctGCTGCATTGGTTAACACGCTGCTGTTGGCGGCCGTGGGTTTCGGCATCACCACAGCTGGGAGCATCACCAGCACTGCCGCCACCATCAGCAGCAGCGTGGGCTGCCTGGTGAGGAAGGGCGAGGCTGAGATGCTGCTGGAGAAGTTTGCAGCACAGGCGCAGGCGTTCACGGGCTGCCAGGAGACTGTGGAGAGGGCACGGAGGCTGCTGGAGGCtctggggcaggaggagaacCTGGATGTCATCCTGGGGGTGTTCCGGGTGGTGGTGGGGCTTGGGCGCAGCATCTTCAATGGCAGCAGCGCTCTCAGAGTCAGCACAGTGGTGGCAGGGGCCAGCAATGCCACCAGCCTTGCCGGGACAGCCTCCTATGTTCTGCTTGGCCTCTGCCTGGCCCTGGACATCTTCTTCATTAGCAAGGACTCAGCACATCTGCACCATGGCACATGCTTGGAGCTGGCGGAGAGAATCCATGCAGCCACAGCCATGCTGGAAAGAGAGTTTGGTGCCATCGATGAGTTCTGCGAGAAAATCAGGCTGATCCTGGAGGAGCAGGAGTGA
- the LOC104911692 gene encoding uncharacterized protein LOC104911692 isoform X1 translates to MQAVLGGGLCSPYPRSCQEPIGEPERAELRVGDCSKCSPCYHCTLYPNAWPGFPTRCWGAPTAALMSTGSQASYQRQTRFLSVCHCCLLCHCPHNCAAGRCFSTNHPQLGHCTGRVRLVEPPGDGGAWRWEVEGEGWKVRAGLEGEGKGGVSTLRAICSTGRCPDPLPRRMSQHKAALIHTKVVTGSWCCVLPRCEDVSEELSEEECSIARRAQRVALEVLEDALRKDRVLMKNLKDVVVLTGVGGEGWVERYAMLTERLLRSLIAQLQQAAFLKNPRKAGSYAYVKQNSWDRTIYLCPLFWQAPDELQKDSQPGTLIHEASHFLGLHDITYATASFRAGGGGTAICTDGHMPLSETLRKALLNANSIEYEFEIVLRHRQPYQGGCYACCGETARNSVCENALPWGGPACGPQSTAASTIGDMVQLALLPTRDAMRRCLWDMRRAAEALGQCQRAMLVANIAGGVVSVAGGVAAMAGLLLAPAALVNTLLLAAVGFGITTAGSITSTAATISSSVGCLVRKGEAEMLLEKFAAQAQAFTGCQETVERARRLLEALGQEENLDVILGVFRVVVGLGRSIFNGSSALRVSTVVAGASNATSLAGTASYVLLGLCLALDIFFISKDSAHLHHGTCLELAERIHAATAMLEREFGAIDEFCEKIRLILEEQE, encoded by the exons atgcaggcagtgctggggggaGGGCTGTGCTCTCCCTACCCCAGGAGCTGCCAAGAGCCCATAGGGGAACCAGAAAGGGCAGAACTGAGGGTTGGGGACTGCAGCAAGTGCTCCCCATGCTATCACTGCACCCTCTACCCCAACGCATGGCCAGGGTTCCCCACTCGGTGTTGGGGTGCCCCAACAGCAGCGCTGATGAGCACTGGATCCCAGGCATCTTATCAGCGCCAGACACGGTTCCTATCAGTGtgtcactgctgcctgctgtgccactgccctCACAACTGCGCTGCTGGCCGCTGCTTCTCCACCAACCATCCCCAGCTGGGGCACTGCACGGGTCGGGTCAGGTTGGTGGAACCCCCGGGTGATGGTGGAGCCTGGAGGTGGGAGGTGGAGGGTGAGGGCTGGAAGGTGAGAGCTGGGCTGGAGGGTGAAGGTAAAGGGGGAGTCTCCACGCTCCGGGccatctgcagcacagggaggtgCCCTGACCCGCTGCCCCGCAGGATGTCCCAGCACAAAGCCGCCCTGATCCACACCAAGGTGGTGACGGGCAGCTGGTGCTGCGTGCTGCCCCGCTGTGAGGACGTGTCGGAGGAGCTGAGCGAGGAGGAGTGCAGCATTGCCCGGCGGGCGCAGCGCGTGGCACTGGAGGTGCTGGAGGATGCACTACGCAAGGACCGTGTGCTGATGAAGAACCTGAAGGATGTGGTGGTGCTGACTGGGGTGGGAGGAGAAGGCTGGGTGGAGCGTTACGCCATGCTGACCGAGCGGCTGCTGCGGAGCCTCattgcacagctccagcaggcaGCCTTCCTTAAGAACCCGCGCAAGGCCGGCTCCTATGCCTACGTCAAGCAGAACTCATGGGACCGCACCATCTACCTGTGCCCGCTCTTCTGGCAGGCGCCCGATGAGCTGCAGAAGGACTCACAGCCCGGCACGTTGATCCACGAGGCCTCGCACTTCCTGGGCCTGCACGACATCACTTATGCCACGGCCAGCTTCAGGGCAGGCGGCGGCGGCACGGCCATCTGCACAGACGGGCACATGCCCCTCTCCGAGACCCTGCGGAAGGCGCTGCTCAACGCCAACAGCATCGAGTATGAGTTTGAGATCGTGCTGAGGCACCGGCAGCCCTATCAGGGTGGCTGCTACGCCTGCTGCGGGGAGACGGCACGTAACTCCGTCTGCGAGAACGCACTGCCCTGGGGTGGGCCGGCCTGCGGGCCCCAGAG CACGGCTGCCAGCACCATCGGGGACATGGTGCAGCTGGCCCTGCTGCCCACCCGGGATGCCATGCGGAGATGCCTGTGGGACATGCGAAGAGCGGCAGAGGCCCTGGGCCAGTGCCAGCGGGCCATGCTGGTAGCCAACATCGCCGGCGGGGTGGTGAGTGTGGCAGGGGGGGTGGCAGCCATGGccgggctgctgctggcccctGCTGCATTGGTTAACACGCTGCTGTTGGCGGCCGTGGGTTTCGGCATCACCACAGCTGGGAGCATCACCAGCACTGCCGCCACCATCAGCAGCAGCGTGGGCTGCCTGGTGAGGAAGGGCGAGGCTGAGATGCTGCTGGAGAAGTTTGCAGCACAGGCGCAGGCGTTCACGGGCTGCCAGGAGACTGTGGAGAGGGCACGGAGGCTGCTGGAGGCtctggggcaggaggagaacCTGGATGTCATCCTGGGGGTGTTCCGGGTGGTGGTGGGGCTTGGGCGCAGCATCTTCAATGGCAGCAGCGCTCTCAGAGTCAGCACAGTGGTGGCAGGGGCCAGCAATGCCACCAGCCTTGCCGGGACAGCCTCCTATGTTCTGCTTGGCCTCTGCCTGGCCCTGGACATCTTCTTCATTAGCAAGGACTCAGCACATCTGCACCATGGCACATGCTTGGAGCTGGCGGAGAGAATCCATGCAGCCACAGCCATGCTGGAAAGAGAGTTTGGTGCCATCGATGAGTTCTGCGAGAAAATCAGGCTGATCCTGGAGGAGCAGGAGTGA
- the ASIC4 gene encoding acid-sensing ion channel 4, whose amino-acid sequence MPLPLLCCPDGEALAPGQGGFLRATRIPGLHYIGTRPQSRLRRLLWGLAFLASAGLLATGATDRLHHLLSHPVHTRARLARVPQLRFPAVTLCNPNRARFLQLTKPDLYSVGQWLGLSREDRSLVPELLAVLEDEQRRWLTRLANYSRFLPPRRSERTMQSFFHRLSHQIEDMLVECRFQGERCGPQHFNPVYTRYGKCYTFNGDRRNPRVTRQGGMGNGLEIMLDIQQEEYLPIWRETNETSFEAGIRVQIHSQDEPPYIHQLGFGVSPGFQTFVSCQEQRLTYLPQPWGNCRASVQGEQTLPGYDTYSIAACRLQCEKEAVVRSCHCRMVHMPGNESICSPNVYIECADHTLDAAVEDSQERCSCPTPCNLTRYGKEISMVRIPNKGSARYLARKYNKNETYIRENFLVLDIFFEALNYEAIEQKKAYDLAGLLGDIGGQMGLFIGASILTILEILDYIYEVIRDRVSRVLRRSKPPLKKPSGSIATLGLEELKDQSPCETLGRHVEGTYNAGILPNHHHRHHYPHQGVFEDFAC is encoded by the exons ATGCCGCTGCCCCTATTGTGCTGCCCAGATGGAGAAGCCCTCGCACCAGGACAGGGTGGCTTCCTGCGTGCCACTCGCATCCCAGGGCTGCACTACATTGGCACACGGCCGCAGTCCCGCCTGCGCCGCCTGCTCTGGGgcttggccttcttggcctctgcagggctgctggccACTGGAGCTACCGACCGCCTGCACCACTTGCTCTCACACCCCGTGCACACACGGGCACGCCTGGCCAGAGTGCCCCAGCTCCGCTTCCCGGCTGTAACCCTCTGCAACCCGAACCGGGCGCGCTTCCTGCAGCTCACCAAGCCTGACCTGTACTCGGTGGGGCAGTGGTTGGGGCTGTCTCGGGAGGACCGCTCGCTGGTGCCTGAGCTGCTGGCCGTGCTGGAGGATGAGCAGCGCCGCTGGCTCACGCGCCTTGCCAACTACTCACGCTTCCTGCCACCCCGTCGCTCCGAGCGCACCATGCAGAGCTTTTTCCACCGCCTGAGCCATCAGATAGAGGACATGCTGGTGGAGTGTCGCTTCCAGGGCGAGCGCTGTGGCCCGCAGCACTTCAACCCT GTCTATACACGTTACGGCAAGTGCTACACCTTCAATGGGGACCGGAGGAACCCTCGAGTGACCCGCCAGGGTGGCATGGGCAACGGGCTGGAGATCATGCTGGACATCCAGCAGGAGGAATACCTGCCCATCTGGAGGGAGACCA ATGAGACATCTTTCGAAGCTGGCATCCGTGTCCAGATCCACAGCCAGGATGAGCCGCCCTACATCCATCAGCTGGGCTTTGGTGTCTCGCCCGGCTTCCAGACGTTCGTGTCTTGCCAGGAACAGCGG CTCACCTACCTGCCGCAGCCGTGGGGGAACTGCCGGGCCAGTGTGCAGGGAGAGCAGACACTGCCTGGCTATGATACCTACAGCATTGCTGCCTGCCGCCTGCAGTGTGAGAAGGAGGCCGTGGTGCGGAGCTGCCACTGCCGCATGGTCCACATGCCAG GCAATGAGTCCATCTGCTCTCCCAATGTGTACATCGAGTGTGCTGACCACACGCTGG ATGCAGCAGTGGAGGACAGCCAGGAGCGCTGCAGCTGCCCCACACCATGCAACCTGACCCGCTACGGCAAGGAGATCTCCATGGTGCGCATCCCCAACAAGGGCTCGGCACGCTACCTAGCCCGAAAGTACAACAAGAATGAGACCTACATTCG GGAGAACTTCCTGGTGCTGGATATCTTCTTCGAGGCACTCAACTATGAGGCCATTGAGCAGAAGAAAGCCTACGACCTTGCTGGGCTTCTCG GGGACATCGGGGGGCAGATGGGCCTGTTCATCGGCGCTAGCATCCTTACCATCCTGGAGATCCTGGACTACATTTATGAG GTGATCCGCGACAGGGTGAGTCGTGTCCTGCGGCGCTCCAAGCCACCCCTGAAGAAGCCCTCGGGGAGCATTGCCAcactggggctggaggagctcaAGGACCAG AGCCCCTGTGAGACACTGGGCCGGCACGTGGAGGGCACCTACAATGCGGGCATCCTGCCCAACCACCACCACCGTCACCACTACCCTCACCAGGGTGTCTTCGAGGACTTCGCCTGCTAG